The bacterium genome includes a region encoding these proteins:
- a CDS encoding type II toxin-antitoxin system HicB family antitoxin, which translates to MKWRVVLEQDTETGDWAVWCPELPGCVSAGITQEEALKNIREAIALYLQQDPIEVSSEAIITEIAA; encoded by the coding sequence ATGAAATGGCGAGTGGTGCTTGAACAAGATACCGAGACCGGTGACTGGGCGGTTTGGTGCCCGGAACTGCCTGGTTGTGTTTCAGCAGGAATAACACAGGAAGAAGCCCTGAAGAATATTCGTGAGGCAATTGCTCTTTATCTTCAGCAGGACCCAATCGAAGTCTCTTCGGAGGCGATAATCACTGAGATAGCAGCCTGA
- a CDS encoding glutamate mutase L, which produces MTQINSILATDCGSTTTKAILIEKQGDEYRLVVRGEAPTTVEAPFDDVTVGVVNAVREVEELAGRRILDENNHIITPIQSDGSGVDIYLSTSSAGGGLQMTVAGVVKAMSAESAERAALGAGAIIIDVIAVDDGRKDFEKVKRIRELRPDMILMSGGTDGGTVKHLVELSEMLVSADPRPRLGIGMNIPVIYAGNKDAREPVAEVLDKRVDLRVVDNLRPTLDRENLDPAREAIHELFLQHVMQQAPGYSKLSDWVSSGIMSTPNAVGKIIQTVAEQFDINVLAADIGGATTDVFSVFGGIYNRTVSANLGMSYSICNVLAEAKTTGIGRWVPFDFDEARLRNSLRNKMIRPTTIPQTLRDLRVEQAVSREALRLAFEHHKTLARSLKGVQSVRTMADSIDQQETGQTLVDMMSLDMIIGSGGVLSHAPRRVEAAYMMLDAYQPEGVTVLAVDSIFMMPQLGVLSVVHPEAAAQVFERDCLIKLGHVIAPVGRIKPGELACTVTIGNDVYEVPFGTLKLVPIPAGESIDAVIKPARKLDVGEGRGRERKCKIEGGVVGLIIDCRGRPMVLPEDHSARIAKLIEWHKALGLEN; this is translated from the coding sequence ATGACGCAGATCAATAGCATTCTGGCCACCGACTGTGGCAGCACGACAACCAAAGCAATTCTAATTGAAAAACAGGGCGATGAATACAGACTTGTAGTCAGGGGCGAGGCTCCGACCACTGTGGAGGCTCCATTTGACGATGTGACCGTAGGCGTAGTAAATGCCGTCAGAGAAGTCGAGGAACTCGCAGGCAGACGTATTCTTGATGAGAACAACCATATTATAACACCGATTCAGAGCGATGGCTCGGGTGTGGATATATATCTTTCCACCTCAAGTGCTGGCGGCGGTCTGCAGATGACAGTTGCCGGAGTGGTCAAGGCCATGAGTGCGGAGAGTGCAGAGCGTGCTGCACTCGGTGCGGGCGCTATTATCATAGATGTCATCGCAGTAGACGACGGGCGCAAGGACTTTGAAAAGGTCAAACGCATCAGGGAGCTGCGTCCCGATATGATCCTGATGAGCGGGGGCACGGACGGCGGCACTGTCAAGCATCTTGTCGAGTTATCTGAGATGCTTGTGTCTGCTGATCCACGACCCAGACTCGGGATCGGCATGAACATTCCGGTCATCTATGCAGGAAACAAAGATGCGCGCGAGCCGGTTGCTGAAGTGCTCGATAAGAGAGTGGACCTGCGTGTGGTAGATAATCTTCGCCCAACGCTCGACCGCGAAAACCTCGACCCCGCCCGTGAAGCTATCCATGAACTGTTCCTCCAGCATGTTATGCAGCAGGCTCCCGGCTACAGTAAACTCAGCGACTGGGTGAGTTCGGGGATTATGTCCACGCCGAATGCGGTCGGCAAGATAATCCAGACTGTGGCGGAGCAGTTCGATATCAATGTGCTGGCGGCCGATATCGGCGGGGCGACTACTGATGTCTTCTCCGTATTTGGCGGAATATATAACCGCACTGTCAGCGCCAACCTGGGTATGAGCTATTCTATCTGTAACGTGCTTGCCGAAGCGAAAACAACCGGCATCGGCAGGTGGGTACCGTTCGATTTTGATGAAGCACGCCTGAGAAACAGCCTTCGCAACAAAATGATCCGTCCGACCACCATTCCACAGACACTTCGAGACCTGCGCGTAGAACAGGCAGTCTCACGCGAAGCTCTGAGGCTTGCCTTTGAACACCACAAGACTCTGGCTCGGTCACTCAAGGGTGTGCAGAGTGTGCGGACTATGGCCGACAGCATTGATCAGCAGGAGACCGGTCAGACCCTGGTCGACATGATGAGCCTGGATATGATTATAGGCAGCGGCGGCGTCTTGAGCCATGCCCCCAGGCGTGTGGAGGCGGCATATATGATGCTGGATGCCTACCAACCTGAAGGGGTCACTGTGCTGGCTGTCGACTCGATATTTATGATGCCTCAGCTCGGAGTTCTGTCGGTGGTTCACCCGGAGGCGGCTGCTCAAGTGTTTGAGCGGGACTGCCTTATCAAGCTCGGACATGTGATTGCGCCTGTCGGCAGGATCAAGCCCGGCGAACTGGCATGCACTGTGACAATAGGCAATGACGTATATGAAGTCCCATTTGGAACACTCAAACTTGTGCCTATTCCCGCCGGTGAAAGCATAGATGCCGTAATAAAGCCTGCGCGAAAGCTGGACGTTGGCGAAGGCAGAGGCAGAGAGAGAAAGTGCAAGATAGAGGGTGGGGTTGTCGGCCTAATTATAGACTGCCGCGGCCGCCCGATGGTTCTGCCTGAAGATCACAGCGCAAGGATCGCTAAGCTGATTGAATGGCACAAAGCTCTGGGACTGGAGAATTAG
- a CDS encoding NTP transferase domain-containing protein: MEKTSNNEITSIILAAGKGSRMRSPHLHKVCFELAGKPVIQRSIETYCACDINNHYVVVGQFMEQVIQAASLAPGNLFFCHQKEQKGTGNAARSATRLLQAMDYDGDVFIAAGDKVIDESVLRSFISKFRESGSDMAILVGDIDDFPSAGKIVCDDGSNVLGIVEDFDISRAQMLKVLMRSANDSDISADDAKSLALAYMKSEKKAALALGPIWDLIANGNPIKKTDLDSAFSDCDLSVKVNGHELSQDTLSNISYANQSIYMIKAPLLYSAISKLTSDNAQHEEYLTDIIGILAESGAKITLVPVDYAEQVMAFNTPEELRAIDDYLAGRKRVSVWEVPKTIRPASEWLRCLESDESPARSYFNQIYGDPLISDGKRRQVISMLRSYVSHFSDEPVIITRAPGRVNIMGRHIDRQGGYANLIAIDRDLYLIVGARNDRKVVLHNMRSRDIPGRSFDTDEIIADCDGSDWQTFVDSAAIKNRLESAPGDWSHYVMAPIARFQTSYPHVPIKGMNIVAAGNVPMAAGLSSSSALVVAVAEAIAHINDMDLTPEQFVELCGQGEWYVGTRGGSADHAAMKFAQIGRVINVGFLPFRMIDTMPFPSEYLFVVCNSQIKAHKTMGAKDVFNHRLACYAMGRELFKIRFQKYASKIEHLRDINTSNLGVSHVDLLRMLKAIPDVMTLEEVKANLPADFCDQYLNSHVPQPEGYTVRSAVIFGLAECERARHCGELIRNGEIADYGSLMNASHDGDRVAKWIDADHYTNGVADYSDAAMDTLIAKAERKEANVDLICLPGAYRCSTPQIDKMVDIALSSPNVLGAQILGAGLGGCILVLIPKDVYPDFEHKMVSEYYDPLELVPEMFACRPVAGSRVIFF, from the coding sequence TTGGAAAAGACGAGTAATAATGAAATTACCTCCATAATCCTTGCTGCGGGTAAAGGCTCCCGCATGAGGTCTCCGCATCTGCACAAAGTTTGCTTCGAACTTGCCGGTAAACCTGTTATCCAGCGTTCAATCGAGACTTATTGCGCCTGTGATATCAATAACCACTATGTTGTGGTCGGCCAGTTCATGGAGCAGGTTATCCAGGCGGCATCCCTTGCGCCGGGTAATTTGTTTTTCTGTCACCAGAAGGAGCAAAAAGGCACAGGCAATGCAGCCAGGTCTGCAACCCGGCTCCTGCAGGCAATGGACTACGACGGCGATGTGTTTATTGCTGCAGGGGATAAGGTTATAGATGAGTCTGTGCTGCGCTCGTTTATAAGCAAGTTTCGAGAGTCCGGCAGCGATATGGCCATTTTGGTGGGTGACATCGACGATTTTCCGAGCGCGGGCAAGATCGTATGCGATGATGGCTCGAATGTGCTGGGGATTGTTGAAGACTTCGACATCTCGCGAGCACAAATGCTCAAGGTGCTTATGCGTTCTGCAAATGACTCAGATATATCCGCAGACGATGCCAAGAGCCTTGCACTTGCATACATGAAGTCTGAAAAGAAAGCTGCCCTTGCGCTTGGTCCGATTTGGGACTTGATTGCAAACGGCAATCCTATCAAAAAGACTGATCTCGATTCCGCATTTTCCGACTGTGATCTGTCGGTGAAAGTCAATGGGCACGAACTATCTCAGGATACGCTTTCAAATATCAGTTATGCCAATCAGTCGATTTATATGATCAAGGCTCCACTGCTCTATTCGGCGATAAGCAAGCTCACTTCAGACAATGCACAGCACGAAGAATATCTCACCGACATCATAGGCATCCTGGCCGAGTCCGGGGCAAAGATAACCCTGGTTCCAGTGGATTACGCAGAGCAGGTAATGGCCTTCAACACGCCTGAGGAGCTTAGGGCGATAGATGATTATCTTGCCGGTCGAAAACGGGTATCCGTATGGGAAGTGCCTAAGACGATACGTCCGGCAAGCGAATGGCTCCGCTGCTTGGAATCAGACGAAAGCCCTGCGCGCAGTTATTTCAATCAAATCTATGGTGACCCCCTTATATCTGATGGCAAGCGGCGTCAGGTCATCTCGATGCTCCGCAGCTATGTAAGCCACTTCAGTGATGAGCCAGTAATTATTACAAGGGCGCCGGGCAGAGTCAATATAATGGGACGCCATATAGATAGGCAGGGCGGCTATGCGAATCTGATCGCAATCGACAGAGACCTATATCTGATAGTCGGAGCGCGCAATGACCGCAAAGTAGTGCTGCACAATATGCGCTCTCGCGATATACCGGGCCGAAGTTTTGATACTGACGAGATCATAGCCGACTGCGATGGCAGCGATTGGCAGACATTTGTAGACAGTGCCGCCATCAAAAACCGTCTCGAAAGTGCTCCAGGCGACTGGTCGCACTATGTAATGGCTCCTATAGCCCGTTTCCAGACTAGTTACCCGCACGTGCCGATCAAGGGCATGAACATCGTTGCTGCGGGCAATGTGCCTATGGCTGCTGGTTTGAGTTCATCGTCAGCGCTGGTTGTGGCTGTTGCTGAAGCCATCGCCCATATAAACGACATGGACCTCACGCCGGAGCAGTTCGTGGAGCTGTGCGGTCAGGGTGAGTGGTATGTGGGAACACGCGGTGGCTCGGCAGACCATGCCGCAATGAAATTTGCTCAAATAGGCAGAGTTATAAATGTCGGTTTCCTGCCGTTTAGAATGATCGATACCATGCCATTTCCTTCAGAGTATTTGTTTGTTGTATGCAACTCACAGATCAAGGCTCACAAGACAATGGGGGCCAAGGATGTATTCAATCACCGCCTGGCATGTTACGCAATGGGCAGAGAACTCTTCAAAATCAGATTCCAAAAATATGCATCCAAAATCGAACACCTGCGCGACATTAATACAAGCAACCTGGGCGTCAGTCATGTCGATCTGCTGCGAATGCTGAAGGCCATTCCAGACGTGATGACTCTGGAAGAGGTAAAAGCAAATCTGCCGGCTGATTTTTGCGATCAATATCTGAATTCTCATGTGCCTCAGCCGGAAGGATATACTGTGCGGAGCGCGGTGATCTTTGGTCTGGCTGAATGTGAAAGGGCACGCCATTGTGGTGAACTGATTAGAAATGGAGAAATCGCCGATTACGGGAGTCTGATGAATGCCTCTCATGACGGTGATCGTGTTGCGAAGTGGATTGATGCGGACCACTACACCAATGGTGTTGCGGATTATTCGGACGCGGCGATGGATACTCTTATCGCTAAAGCCGAGCGCAAAGAAGCGAACGTCGACCTCATTTGCCTGCCCGGAGCATATCGATGCAGCACTCCACAGATCGACAAAATGGTCGATATTGCACTGTCATCTCCAAATGTGCTCGGCGCGCAGATACTCGGCGCTGGCCTCGGCGGCTGCATACTTGTTTTGATCCCTAAAGACGTTTATCCTGACTTCGAGCATAAAATGGTAAGTGAATATTACGATCCCCTGGAGCTTGTGCCGGAGATGTTTGCGTGCAGACCGGTAGCAGGCAGCCGAGTCATATTCTTTTGA
- a CDS encoding ATP-binding protein, with product MEESLCKSLEFKIPADTRYVAIVRRGVRSLAQSVGFSCEEVTDMEVAVSEAVTNSVTHGSPDADVDVVVVRCQATGKCLVVEVEDESPAESIPSPVLMADSYDEHGRGLAIMRELVDELEGSRTEHGMKVRLEKQRSS from the coding sequence ATGGAAGAGAGTTTATGTAAATCTTTGGAGTTCAAAATACCTGCCGATACCCGCTATGTCGCGATAGTCAGGCGCGGCGTGCGCAGTCTCGCGCAGTCTGTCGGTTTCTCATGTGAAGAGGTGACGGATATGGAGGTAGCCGTCTCCGAGGCCGTCACGAACTCAGTGACGCATGGCAGTCCTGATGCAGATGTGGATGTGGTCGTTGTCAGATGCCAGGCCACAGGCAAGTGTCTGGTGGTGGAAGTGGAGGACGAGAGTCCGGCAGAGTCGATACCGTCTCCAGTGCTCATGGCCGATTCATATGACGAACACGGCAGAGGATTGGCGATAATGCGTGAGCTGGTTGATGAACTCGAAGGCAGCCGCACCGAACACGGCATGAAGGTCAGGCTGGAAAAACAGAGATCATCTTGA
- a CDS encoding PilN domain-containing protein has product MRPFNLAQSRIVERRYCRMHVNRHLQAIAVFVGITLFVAAASQACRQSIRNRATHVKSELAAVQSKCVVMKRSTSAVDLRIGQRDWQKQLATGSRKWLSILDAILGSVPKDVWLSRIENSQKDVGLTLDGQAGSFESMTEFITRLRDTGCFKDVRLTSTKISSADGTTYVEFSLQLQMKVTVSQVAAGGGKVPAAGESH; this is encoded by the coding sequence ATGAGGCCATTTAATCTAGCCCAATCAAGGATTGTTGAGCGCAGATATTGCAGAATGCATGTGAACCGCCATCTGCAAGCGATAGCGGTTTTCGTCGGCATAACGCTGTTTGTCGCGGCAGCATCCCAAGCCTGCCGCCAGAGTATCCGCAACAGAGCAACGCATGTCAAATCCGAACTGGCAGCGGTTCAGTCAAAATGTGTTGTGATGAAAAGATCCACATCAGCAGTTGACCTCAGGATTGGCCAGCGCGACTGGCAGAAACAGCTTGCCACCGGGAGCCGAAAGTGGCTTAGCATACTCGACGCAATATTGGGCAGCGTGCCCAAAGATGTTTGGCTCAGCAGAATTGAAAACTCCCAGAAAGACGTAGGACTGACACTGGACGGTCAGGCTGGCTCGTTTGAATCCATGACCGAGTTCATAACCAGGCTGCGTGATACTGGTTGTTTTAAGGACGTAAGGCTCACAAGCACGAAAATATCCAGCGCGGATGGAACAACATATGTTGAATTCTCCCTGCAACTTCAGATGAAAGTCACTGTTTCTCAAGTGGCTGCAGGCGGCGGCAAAGTGCCTGCTGCCGGGGAGAGTCATTAG
- the pilM gene encoding type IV pilus assembly protein PilM — translation MLGHNNKNDFTSRVGLDIGSHTINGVEVVERGSEIVIRSAGSVPIPVLQSKQHLPEPSAIAGAVKNLWSSARFGSRSVVLALAPQAVYMKWLHLEAADEEELEQTAQATAARGTPFAADDVIIDYRVLSQRSMGPRNVYFTLLAAASSSMVDEVLDIAESSGLEPVAVDIGIAAAVRSASARAKSSSPLWSGQPIAHVVIGARNTTIAVFRGDAPEFARTVPVGGNDFTERIAEHSQVSWEEAEKIKLTPGTHISEDGLLTVSTSSGGIKVPCEQVIGRLAREIQRSLRFFTSQYAEGSYLGMIGAITMSGGGALLKGLGTCLQERGIEINGTVNPFAGFLVADEGGGMRNIGENAASYTTAMGLASADYWGRKLSDAVYDNVQMKAAA, via the coding sequence ATGCTTGGTCACAACAACAAAAACGATTTTACAAGCAGGGTAGGTCTTGATATCGGCAGCCACACTATAAATGGTGTTGAGGTGGTGGAACGCGGCTCAGAGATAGTAATACGGTCCGCAGGCAGTGTGCCGATACCTGTTTTGCAATCAAAGCAGCATCTTCCCGAACCCTCCGCTATAGCGGGAGCCGTGAAGAACCTCTGGTCATCTGCCAGGTTTGGATCACGCTCAGTTGTGCTGGCTTTGGCGCCACAGGCGGTCTATATGAAGTGGCTTCATCTCGAAGCTGCGGATGAAGAGGAGTTGGAACAGACTGCGCAGGCCACCGCCGCGCGGGGTACGCCATTTGCAGCGGACGACGTGATAATTGACTACCGGGTGCTCTCACAGAGAAGCATGGGCCCCAGGAATGTATATTTTACACTGCTGGCAGCTGCATCATCGTCAATGGTAGACGAAGTGCTGGATATTGCCGAAAGCTCCGGCCTTGAGCCGGTGGCAGTCGATATCGGCATTGCGGCAGCAGTAAGGAGCGCAAGTGCACGCGCGAAATCGTCGAGCCCTCTGTGGAGTGGACAGCCTATAGCCCACGTCGTTATCGGCGCGCGAAACACTACGATTGCGGTATTCCGTGGTGATGCACCTGAGTTCGCTCGCACAGTACCTGTAGGCGGCAACGACTTCACCGAGCGCATAGCCGAGCATTCACAGGTGAGTTGGGAAGAAGCTGAAAAGATAAAACTCACTCCCGGCACGCACATTAGCGAGGACGGCCTGCTTACTGTATCAACAAGCAGCGGTGGGATAAAAGTGCCCTGCGAGCAGGTAATCGGCAGACTTGCAAGGGAGATTCAGCGATCGCTGAGGTTTTTTACCAGCCAATATGCTGAGGGCAGTTATCTAGGTATGATAGGTGCAATCACTATGAGCGGCGGCGGTGCTTTGCTTAAGGGGTTGGGGACATGTCTGCAGGAACGGGGGATAGAGATCAACGGAACAGTAAACCCATTTGCGGGCTTTCTAGTAGCCGATGAGGGTGGCGGAATGCGTAATATCGGCGAGAACGCCGCTTCATATACCACCGCCATGGGTCTCGCCAGTGCTGACTATTGGGGGAGGAAGCTTTCGGACGCTGTATATGACAACGTCCAAATGAAAGCGGCGGCTTGA
- a CDS encoding electron transfer flavoprotein subunit alpha, translated as MSISVDASKCNGCGLCAKSCGSNAIEVKDKLATITIENCTMCGACVSACHFKAISINIEKQASEDLSKYKGVWVFGEQRDGKVAPVVFELINVGRTLADDRNTELAVVILGNNISEAVEELASYPVDKVYVCEAPELENYDAECYCRVLTDITRELKPEIFLAGATTTGRSFMSGVAINLYTGLTADCTGLEIGEDGLLHQTRPAYGGNIMATILCPYTRPQMSTVRHKVFPTSAKRTSDKAEIVNLTPKTNLFNSRSKVLDFIESVGEKVNLVDADIIISGGRGLGCPENFSIVRELADEIGAAVGASRAAVDAGWIPYAHQVGQTGKTVCPKIYIACGISGAVQHQVGMKSSDTIIAINKDPNAPIFSIADFGFVGDALEILPLLTKKIKQMRGAPASCKA; from the coding sequence ATGTCCATATCGGTTGATGCGTCCAAGTGTAATGGCTGTGGGCTGTGCGCAAAGAGCTGCGGAAGCAATGCTATTGAGGTCAAGGACAAACTTGCTACCATTACCATAGAAAACTGCACGATGTGCGGCGCATGTGTATCGGCCTGCCACTTCAAAGCTATTTCGATCAATATCGAAAAACAGGCCAGTGAAGACCTCTCAAAGTATAAGGGAGTGTGGGTATTCGGCGAGCAGAGAGACGGCAAGGTGGCTCCTGTCGTATTCGAGCTTATAAATGTTGGCCGCACACTTGCCGATGACCGCAACACAGAGCTTGCTGTAGTGATCCTGGGCAATAACATTTCCGAAGCTGTAGAAGAACTGGCGAGTTATCCTGTAGACAAGGTATATGTATGCGAAGCGCCCGAACTTGAAAATTACGATGCCGAGTGCTACTGCCGTGTGCTTACTGATATCACCCGTGAACTCAAGCCTGAAATTTTCCTGGCTGGCGCGACCACGACAGGTCGCAGCTTTATGTCCGGTGTGGCAATCAATCTCTACACCGGTCTTACCGCAGACTGCACCGGCCTTGAGATAGGCGAAGACGGCCTGTTGCACCAAACCAGGCCTGCATATGGCGGGAACATTATGGCGACGATCCTGTGCCCTTACACAAGGCCGCAGATGAGCACTGTTCGTCACAAAGTCTTCCCGACAAGCGCCAAGCGCACATCGGACAAGGCTGAAATTGTGAACCTTACTCCCAAGACTAATTTATTTAACTCAAGGAGCAAGGTGCTCGATTTTATCGAGAGTGTGGGCGAGAAGGTAAACCTGGTGGATGCAGATATCATCATCTCAGGTGGACGCGGTCTTGGCTGCCCTGAGAACTTCTCTATCGTTCGCGAGCTTGCGGATGAGATAGGCGCTGCAGTGGGAGCGAGCCGTGCTGCTGTGGATGCTGGCTGGATACCGTATGCGCACCAGGTCGGCCAAACAGGCAAGACTGTCTGCCCCAAGATATACATCGCCTGTGGTATAAGCGGTGCAGTTCAACATCAGGTGGGCATGAAGAGTTCGGATACCATCATAGCCATAAACAAAGACCCCAATGCCCCAATTTTCTCGATTGCGGACTTTGGTTTTGTCGGCGATGCGCTCGAAATTCTGCCTCTGCTTACAAAGAAGATCAAGCAGATGAGGGGTGCGCCTGCTTCATGCAAGGCATAA
- a CDS encoding alpha-galactosidase has protein sequence MTDKAIGYVQEIPGGMVFEIGNGWMQRRVHVISGKIGTTSLVNTLNVEEYLEETKAEFEITITGEGQRVTLDFKDFTFEDCCTPNWSDELRTVEVLLETEINDVPLAVSVFYEARADADYLRKWVKVHPCKLDGWTLRSVTLENMKFREMVEGVMPISRYTKTYSNHEDNVHVQPDSVNVDDPNSSFVFGDTSRAVLGYWGYGEGLYFFTESLTGEEAFNRPTGLVMKHHDCVPLTEGLITGTAIIGGYAGPPEIGFKRYNQHLMDNWCAVRAKSIPVVWDTWLVTREGNQPVLSGYDRTLLIDYIDRIKQAGFYDVVQLDLGWEAIWPMRVDSSKFLNGISEIAKRASEAGLDMGYWINPFTCSYWRSSVEDEHPEWTVPDSASHRSGALSLCVMSDYYDYVRDRFMALVTEVNARSIFWDGNDWNIPACSARNHDHMDQNELEIKARKRLAAICGEAHQARADLVISAFNLPVDNHRLCALDQEQIADTSSFPTLHSELIGRQQIYQMTWEHPFHAIRGGWHGVNWHEAGEDNLTKRPLHELFHAEMSMIAYGLAHAGGSIDLKQARPEFMEFLARLFAFRMRFEKYFDTYQHVLGFPDGKSVDGSGHIIDGAGFIVLVNPTEEDIAVKIPLGAPELELSSEKKHVLADWSGLDSGRNIGSAKIDSAPEIELTGLDVKYIGVNIEI, from the coding sequence ATGACAGACAAAGCTATTGGTTACGTGCAGGAAATACCTGGGGGGATGGTCTTCGAGATAGGCAATGGCTGGATGCAGCGCAGAGTCCACGTGATCTCAGGCAAGATTGGGACGACCAGCCTGGTAAATACGCTTAACGTCGAGGAATATCTGGAAGAGACTAAAGCCGAGTTTGAGATCACCATCACAGGCGAAGGCCAAAGAGTCACACTCGACTTCAAAGACTTCACCTTTGAGGACTGCTGCACTCCCAACTGGAGCGATGAACTCAGAACTGTCGAAGTCCTGTTGGAGACTGAAATAAATGATGTGCCTCTGGCAGTATCTGTCTTTTATGAAGCCAGAGCAGACGCCGACTATCTGCGGAAATGGGTCAAGGTGCATCCATGCAAGCTCGACGGATGGACATTGCGCAGCGTGACCCTGGAGAATATGAAATTCCGCGAGATGGTCGAAGGGGTCATGCCCATATCTCGCTATACCAAGACGTATTCCAACCACGAGGATAATGTCCATGTCCAGCCCGATTCGGTCAATGTCGACGACCCCAATTCATCATTTGTATTTGGAGATACTTCGCGTGCAGTGCTGGGCTACTGGGGCTATGGCGAGGGGTTGTATTTCTTCACCGAGTCTCTGACTGGTGAAGAGGCTTTTAACCGCCCGACCGGCCTTGTGATGAAGCATCATGACTGCGTGCCGCTGACTGAGGGTCTTATCACTGGAACAGCCATAATCGGCGGGTATGCAGGTCCGCCTGAGATAGGATTCAAAAGATATAATCAACACCTGATGGACAACTGGTGCGCAGTAAGGGCAAAGAGCATTCCAGTCGTGTGGGACACCTGGCTGGTGACGCGTGAGGGTAACCAACCGGTCCTGTCCGGCTACGACCGCACTCTCCTGATTGATTATATAGACCGGATCAAACAGGCTGGATTCTATGACGTGGTCCAACTCGACCTGGGATGGGAAGCCATATGGCCGATGCGTGTGGACTCGAGCAAGTTTCTCAATGGAATCTCTGAGATAGCTAAGCGCGCAAGCGAGGCTGGCCTTGATATGGGATACTGGATAAACCCGTTCACCTGCAGCTACTGGCGCTCATCCGTTGAAGACGAGCACCCGGAGTGGACAGTCCCCGACTCGGCATCGCATAGGTCGGGCGCACTTTCGCTGTGCGTGATGTCGGACTATTACGACTATGTGCGTGATCGTTTTATGGCTCTCGTAACTGAGGTGAATGCGCGATCGATATTCTGGGATGGTAACGACTGGAACATACCTGCCTGCAGCGCCCGCAATCATGATCACATGGATCAAAATGAACTCGAGATCAAGGCACGCAAGCGTCTGGCTGCAATCTGCGGCGAGGCTCACCAAGCCAGAGCCGATCTTGTCATCTCTGCGTTCAACCTGCCGGTGGATAATCACAGACTCTGTGCACTCGATCAGGAACAGATTGCGGATACTTCCAGCTTTCCCACCTTGCACTCCGAGCTTATAGGGCGCCAGCAGATATATCAGATGACCTGGGAGCATCCTTTTCATGCGATCCGCGGAGGCTGGCATGGCGTCAACTGGCACGAGGCAGGCGAAGACAATCTTACTAAGCGTCCTCTCCACGAGCTGTTTCATGCCGAAATGAGCATGATCGCCTACGGACTGGCTCATGCCGGCGGCAGCATAGATCTGAAGCAGGCTCGACCTGAGTTTATGGAGTTTCTGGCCAGGCTTTTTGCTTTCAGGATGCGGTTCGAGAAATACTTCGACACTTATCAGCATGTGCTGGGTTTTCCTGACGGTAAGAGCGTGGACGGTTCGGGTCATATCATCGATGGAGCCGGTTTTATTGTGCTGGTTAATCCCACAGAGGAAGACATTGCGGTCAAAATCCCGCTCGGTGCGCCTGAACTGGAGCTTTCATCCGAGAAGAAACATGTTCTAGCGGACTGGAGTGGTCTCGATTCAGGCCGGAATATCGGGTCGGCAAAAATAGACTCCGCCCCCGAGATAGAACTGACAGGGCTCGATGTGAAGTATATAGGCGTGAACATAGAAATCTAA
- a CDS encoding type II toxin-antitoxin system HicA family toxin, producing MKCRDVEEILRRHGFELVSQQGSHRKWRNSERKAQIIVPEHAGRDLPVGTLRNIFINAGIPEKEWRV from the coding sequence ATGAAATGCCGCGACGTTGAAGAGATTCTTCGTCGTCATGGATTTGAGCTTGTCTCCCAGCAAGGCAGCCACCGTAAATGGCGTAACTCTGAACGCAAAGCACAGATTATCGTGCCTGAGCACGCTGGTCGTGACTTACCAGTGGGAACACTGCGCAATATTTTCATTAATGCTGGAATACCTGAAAAAGAGTGGAGAGTGTAA